A genomic region of Rheinheimera sp. MMS21-TC3 contains the following coding sequences:
- a CDS encoding YajQ family cyclic di-GMP-binding protein: protein MPSFDIVSEVDQQEVLNAVENSNRELATRFDFRGVEAEFTIKDKLITMQAEAEFQLQQMLEIFLNKAIKRGLDVRSFKEGDIVHSGKTYSQSLTLQQGIDAAMAKKLVKLIKDNKLKVQASIQGEQVRVTGKKRDDLQEAMAVVRSAELEQAFQFNNFRD, encoded by the coding sequence ATGCCATCATTTGATATTGTTTCTGAGGTTGATCAGCAAGAAGTGCTTAATGCAGTAGAAAATTCAAATCGAGAGTTAGCGACACGTTTTGACTTTCGTGGTGTAGAAGCTGAATTTACCATTAAAGATAAATTGATAACCATGCAAGCAGAAGCTGAGTTTCAATTACAGCAAATGCTAGAGATTTTTTTAAATAAAGCTATTAAACGTGGTTTAGATGTACGTTCTTTTAAAGAGGGTGATATTGTTCACTCAGGCAAAACTTATAGCCAAAGCTTAACCTTGCAACAAGGTATTGATGCGGCTATGGCAAAAAAATTAGTTAAGTTAATTAAAGATAATAAGTTAAAAGTGCAAGCTTCTATTCAAGGTGAGCAAGTGCGGGTTACCGGTAAAAAGCGTGATGACTTGCAAGAGGCTATGGCAGTTGTCCGTTCTGCAGAGCTAGAACAAGCCTTTCAGTTTAATAATTTCCGCGATTAA
- the msrA gene encoding peptide-methionine (S)-S-oxide reductase MsrA: protein MSLQTATFGAGCFWCLDAAMNNLNGVKQALSGYMGGEANLANYQDVCSGKSGHAEVVQVVFDPSIISFEQLCLIFFSLHDPTQLNRQGNDIGSQYRSVIFYHCQTQLAVAQQLIKQLTDQAVFAQSIVTALTPATNFFVAEKQHQNYFQQHPEQGYCQIIIAPKMAKFRQQYADLLKS from the coding sequence ATGTCATTACAAACTGCAACCTTTGGCGCCGGCTGTTTTTGGTGCTTAGATGCGGCCATGAACAATCTTAACGGGGTTAAGCAAGCACTAAGCGGCTATATGGGCGGCGAGGCTAATTTAGCTAATTACCAAGATGTATGCTCAGGAAAAAGTGGCCATGCCGAAGTGGTTCAAGTTGTATTTGATCCTAGCATTATTAGCTTTGAGCAACTTTGTTTAATATTTTTTAGTTTGCATGACCCTACTCAATTAAATAGACAAGGTAACGACATAGGTAGTCAATATCGCTCTGTTATTTTTTACCACTGCCAAACCCAACTAGCCGTTGCCCAACAGCTAATTAAACAATTAACAGACCAAGCCGTGTTTGCTCAAAGTATTGTTACAGCTTTAACACCGGCTACCAATTTTTTTGTCGCCGAAAAGCAGCATCAAAACTATTTTCAACAACACCCTGAACAGGGATATTGCCAGATAATAATTGCGCCTAAAATGGCCAAGTTTCGCCAGCAATATGCCGACTTACTTAAAAGCTAA
- a CDS encoding efflux RND transporter permease subunit has protein sequence MWLSDTSVKRPVFATVVNLLLVVFGIVCFTMLPLREFPDIDSPIVSISTTYPGASAEIVESKITQLIEDRISGVEGIKNITSSSRNGRSNVTIEFNVERDIDAAANDVRERVARALNNLPDQANPPEVYKAGDDESTIAWFFLNSENMTSLELTDYADRYIVERFSVVDGVARLQLGGARDYAMRVWLDRDAMASRGVTVQEIEAVLRNENVELPAGNIKSTDRDFTVRVVRTYKTQQDFRRLVIKRGDNNYLVRLGEVADVLLTAKDEENEFRGDGKNLLGIGIIKQSKANTLEVVKNARAEMERIKASLPDGTTIEPGYDSSLFIAESIKEVYNTLAIAMVLVVLVIFLFLGNIRATFIPAITVPVALVSAVTVLYALDFSINLLTLLAMVLAIGLVVDDSIVVLENIYRRIERGEHPLLASYRGAREVGFAVIATTLVLISVFVPLIFMQGQLGKLFTEFALAIAAAVAFSSVAALTLTPMLSSKLLAHKKRESKLGIWLHSGFNKLENAYQRQLDIVCETRWPVMIVVVLCFIASFLLVRILPGELAPSEDRGTFFIMMSPAEGASYTSNSRNMRLIEDILMPYYEKGEFNRLLLRVPGWGNSGGVAIVGSENWTNGKRKTQELMTEVSKEINELADVRAFTFMRSGLGGGGGSSRPISFVLQGNTYEELARWRDIVIEKAAENPNILMLDHDYKETVPQVLVEINTERAGDLGISVGAIGRSLEAMLGGRRVTTFLDRGKEYDVIIEGKEDDFSAPGSISNVYLRSSVSGQLISLDNLVTLKEEATSSSLNRYNRMRSITLSGSLAPGYSLGEALEYLESIVKTEIHDTVGIDYKGESLLYQESGNATLMVFILALLITYLVLAAQFESFIHPLVILITVPLGLVGALSGLYFSGMTLNIYSQIGLIMLIGLVAKNGILIVEFANQLRDAGVEFSQAVKQAATQRLRPIVMTAFTTSMSSIPLIIASGPGSESRMVIGMVIFCGVTLATLMTIYVVPVTYMAFARHTGSPKRLEQKLAKLEQENINASAADEVAPTT, from the coding sequence ATGTGGCTATCTGATACTTCGGTAAAACGTCCGGTTTTTGCCACTGTTGTTAACTTACTCTTAGTGGTATTCGGTATTGTTTGTTTTACAATGTTACCACTGCGGGAGTTCCCTGATATTGATTCACCTATAGTCAGTATTAGCACTACCTATCCTGGTGCATCTGCTGAAATTGTCGAGTCCAAAATTACTCAATTAATTGAAGATAGGATCAGCGGTGTAGAGGGCATTAAAAATATCACATCTAGCAGCCGCAATGGCAGATCCAACGTTACTATTGAGTTTAATGTTGAGCGTGATATTGATGCAGCAGCTAACGATGTTAGAGAACGAGTAGCCAGAGCATTAAATAACCTACCCGATCAAGCTAATCCACCAGAGGTCTATAAAGCTGGTGATGATGAAAGCACTATTGCTTGGTTTTTTCTTAACAGTGAGAACATGACTTCTTTAGAGCTTACTGATTACGCTGATCGCTATATAGTTGAGCGTTTCTCTGTGGTTGATGGTGTAGCACGCTTACAATTAGGCGGTGCCCGTGATTATGCCATGCGGGTTTGGCTAGATCGTGATGCTATGGCATCACGTGGTGTGACAGTACAAGAAATAGAAGCTGTACTGCGCAATGAAAACGTAGAACTGCCTGCGGGTAACATTAAATCGACCGATAGAGATTTTACTGTGCGCGTGGTGCGTACTTATAAAACTCAACAAGACTTTAGACGCTTAGTAATAAAGCGCGGTGATAATAACTACTTAGTCAGATTAGGTGAAGTAGCAGATGTGCTGTTAACAGCTAAAGATGAAGAAAATGAATTCCGAGGTGATGGTAAGAACTTACTAGGTATAGGTATTATTAAGCAATCTAAAGCTAATACCCTAGAAGTTGTTAAAAATGCTCGCGCTGAAATGGAGCGAATTAAAGCTAGCCTGCCTGATGGCACCACTATAGAGCCCGGCTATGATTCATCGCTCTTTATTGCCGAATCCATTAAAGAAGTTTATAACACTTTAGCCATAGCTATGGTGTTAGTTGTATTAGTTATTTTCTTGTTTTTGGGCAATATTCGCGCAACCTTTATTCCGGCAATAACAGTTCCGGTCGCTTTAGTCTCTGCCGTTACTGTCTTATATGCCCTAGATTTCTCAATCAACTTATTAACGCTATTAGCTATGGTATTAGCCATCGGCTTAGTAGTAGATGATTCTATTGTCGTATTAGAGAACATTTATCGCCGTATAGAGCGTGGCGAACATCCTTTACTTGCCTCCTATCGTGGGGCTCGTGAAGTCGGTTTTGCTGTTATTGCCACTACCTTAGTATTGATTTCGGTGTTTGTGCCGCTTATTTTTATGCAAGGTCAATTAGGTAAATTATTTACTGAATTTGCACTAGCCATAGCGGCTGCAGTCGCATTTTCAAGCGTCGCAGCTTTAACCCTCACCCCTATGTTATCTAGCAAACTTTTAGCCCATAAAAAGCGTGAAAGTAAATTAGGTATTTGGCTACATTCTGGCTTTAATAAGTTAGAAAATGCCTATCAACGGCAATTAGACATTGTATGTGAAACTCGTTGGCCAGTAATGATAGTGGTAGTTTTATGTTTTATTGCCAGCTTTTTACTAGTACGTATTTTACCGGGCGAATTAGCACCAAGTGAAGATCGCGGTACTTTCTTTATTATGATGAGCCCAGCTGAAGGGGCAAGTTATACTAGCAATAGCCGTAATATGCGCTTAATAGAAGATATTTTAATGCCATATTATGAAAAAGGTGAGTTTAATCGCCTACTTCTGCGCGTACCAGGATGGGGAAATAGTGGTGGTGTAGCTATAGTTGGTAGCGAAAACTGGACTAATGGTAAGCGTAAAACTCAAGAGTTAATGACGGAAGTTAGTAAAGAAATTAATGAGCTAGCTGATGTTCGTGCTTTTACTTTTATGCGTAGTGGCTTAGGTGGCGGCGGCGGCAGCAGCAGACCAATAAGCTTCGTATTGCAAGGTAACACCTATGAGGAGCTAGCTCGTTGGCGTGATATTGTGATAGAAAAAGCGGCTGAAAACCCTAATATATTAATGCTAGATCACGATTATAAAGAGACTGTTCCCCAAGTATTAGTAGAGATAAATACTGAGCGTGCCGGCGACTTAGGCATATCAGTAGGTGCTATAGGCCGTTCATTAGAAGCCATGTTAGGCGGCCGTCGTGTTACTACTTTCTTAGATCGCGGTAAAGAGTATGACGTTATCATAGAAGGTAAAGAGGATGACTTCTCGGCACCTGGTAGTATCTCTAATGTATACTTACGCTCATCAGTATCAGGCCAACTAATCTCTCTTGATAACTTAGTTACCTTAAAAGAAGAAGCAACATCGTCTAGCTTAAACAGATATAACCGGATGCGCTCTATCACTTTAAGCGGTAGTTTAGCACCTGGTTATAGTTTAGGTGAAGCCCTAGAATATTTAGAGAGTATTGTTAAAACAGAGATCCACGATACCGTTGGTATTGACTATAAAGGCGAGTCTTTACTGTACCAAGAAAGTGGCAATGCGACCTTAATGGTATTTATTTTAGCCTTACTTATTACTTATCTAGTATTAGCGGCTCAGTTTGAAAGCTTTATTCATCCTTTAGTAATTTTAATTACTGTGCCTTTGGGCTTAGTCGGTGCTTTGTCCGGTTTATACTTTAGTGGCATGACGCTAAATATATACAGTCAAATAGGCTTAATTATGTTGATTGGTTTAGTTGCTAAAAACGGCATCTTAATTGTCGAGTTTGCTAACCAACTTCGTGATGCTGGTGTCGAGTTTAGCCAAGCCGTAAAACAAGCCGCAACCCAACGCTTACGCCCTATTGTTATGACTGCTTTTACTACTTCTATGAGTAGTATTCCGCTGATTATTGCCAGCGGTCCTGGCTCAGAAAGTAGAATGGTAATAGGTATGGTTATTTTCTGTGGTGTGACTTTAGCAACTTTAATGACTATCTACGTTGTTCCTGTGACTTATATGGCCTTTGCACGTCACACTGGCTCACCTAAACGCTTAGAGCAAAAGTTAGCTAAGTTAGAACAAGAAAATATCAATGCTAGTGCAGCAGATGAAGTCGCGCCAACAACTTAA
- a CDS encoding efflux RND transporter periplasmic adaptor subunit, protein MIKIHSKLIWIILIGLLAFTAYLYWNPSSQNNQQRGGGFPVAVKTAKVKTSPMIISVSSLGTGIANQSIKVTSPTSDFITELNIEEGKAIKKDAVIARLHDVQERARVTELEAVLSDQKRQLGRLKNLATTQATAQSLIDEQQTRVNTSIAQLDIAKAQLAEMTITAPFDGYLGLRQVSKGAYLNSGTVITTLDDLNTLKVEFSVAEHYLAALKLGMPFNIKNAAYGDITFTGKVSAIDTRLDPVTRTITVHGQIENSDLRLRPGMLLQVQLVLEERVVMQISEKALVPQQDKQFVYLVDADNKVSRKEVTIGQRIPGWVEVISGLKDGDIIVIEGTQKLREGSMINQVGA, encoded by the coding sequence GTGATCAAAATTCATTCTAAATTAATTTGGATAATATTAATTGGCTTACTAGCCTTTACAGCCTATTTATATTGGAATCCTTCATCGCAAAATAATCAACAACGTGGTGGTGGTTTTCCTGTTGCAGTTAAGACTGCTAAAGTTAAGACTAGTCCTATGATAATAAGCGTCTCTAGCTTGGGCACAGGCATAGCTAATCAATCAATTAAAGTTACCTCTCCTACCAGTGACTTTATAACTGAACTAAATATAGAAGAAGGTAAAGCCATTAAAAAAGATGCCGTGATAGCCCGCCTTCATGACGTCCAAGAGCGGGCTCGTGTTACTGAACTTGAAGCTGTTTTATCTGATCAAAAAAGGCAACTTGGTCGCTTAAAAAACTTAGCAACTACCCAAGCGACAGCACAATCATTAATTGATGAACAACAAACTCGAGTCAATACCAGTATTGCCCAACTTGATATAGCTAAAGCACAATTAGCAGAGATGACCATAACCGCACCTTTTGATGGCTATTTAGGCTTACGCCAAGTAAGTAAAGGTGCTTATTTAAATAGTGGCACTGTTATTACTACTTTAGATGATTTAAATACTTTAAAAGTAGAATTCAGTGTTGCTGAACATTATTTAGCAGCGCTTAAGTTAGGTATGCCTTTTAACATTAAAAATGCCGCTTATGGTGATATTACCTTCACCGGTAAAGTGAGTGCAATTGACACTCGGCTTGACCCTGTTACACGTACTATTACAGTGCATGGACAAATAGAAAACAGTGATTTGCGTTTACGCCCAGGTATGTTGTTACAAGTACAATTAGTGCTTGAAGAGCGTGTAGTAATGCAAATTTCTGAAAAAGCGTTAGTACCACAACAAGATAAACAATTTGTCTACTTAGTAGATGCAGACAATAAAGTGTCACGAAAAGAAGTAACAATTGGCCAGCGTATTCCAGGCTGGGTAGAAGTTATCTCTGGTTTAAAAGACGGCGATATCATTGTGATTGAAGGCACGCAAAAGCTTCGCGAAGGCAGCATGATTAATCAGGTTGGAGCGTAA
- a CDS encoding TonB-dependent receptor domain-containing protein, producing MFKSAVAASLVAWSGNLAASVMNNQANLTHEMEHISIYANRYTTAQQQVLASVTVLERADIMARQADDLPNLLSQLVGINLSRDGGRGQNASVYIRGGNTGHSLVLIDGVRLGSATLGYKALSMVPLELIERIEVIRGPRAAFYGADALSGIIAITTRRSNAVLEVNANTGSYGQVGADISASHTIDALILRATVGGSRADGFNSQPNLDADKDGYQQQFAKLAADYQTRFGLWQVQTDLSSGRYQFDSAWNDEDQADSLNRNYLLGWQHQLGQWQHQLQLSRSLDNDTSFGSNSRSPFMTERDELNYQAYSQVSSSVTLLGGVNWYQEQVERSATAYEQTSRINRALFTGVSYQQNGLQLEAAARRDMFDQYGAENTWQLAVGYQFLPHWLVRASRATAFKIPSFNALYYPGYANPNLKPEQSLADELALRYNSAQLQLELSWFQRDVTNLIQGIKQAENITLSKIVGIELSMVQQWSKFTNEIAYTWLDTKNVSTGNKLERRPENTLNWRLSYAADDWSAFVTADYQSATFQGDFAPEANVSSFTLWGLGASYQLSSKLSLRTTVNNLFNKQYQTSAGYATAGANVKLSLSYKL from the coding sequence ATGTTTAAATCTGCTGTAGCGGCTAGTTTAGTCGCATGGAGTGGTAATCTTGCTGCTTCGGTTATGAATAATCAAGCTAATCTTACCCATGAAATGGAGCATATTAGTATTTATGCTAACCGTTATACAACTGCCCAACAGCAGGTATTAGCTAGTGTAACGGTATTAGAGCGAGCCGACATTATGGCTAGACAAGCGGATGACTTACCTAACTTATTGTCTCAGCTAGTAGGCATTAATCTATCACGCGATGGAGGTAGAGGCCAAAATGCCAGTGTGTATATTCGAGGGGGGAATACTGGCCATAGTTTAGTGTTAATAGATGGTGTAAGGCTAGGTTCGGCCACCTTAGGTTATAAAGCCTTATCTATGGTGCCGCTGGAGTTAATTGAGCGAATAGAAGTAATTCGAGGGCCAAGGGCTGCTTTTTATGGTGCCGATGCATTATCCGGTATTATTGCTATTACCACTAGGCGCAGCAATGCAGTGCTTGAGGTTAATGCCAATACGGGTAGTTATGGCCAAGTTGGCGCTGATATTAGTGCTAGCCATACTATTGATGCGCTTATTCTGCGGGCAACTGTAGGCGGTAGTAGAGCTGATGGCTTTAATAGCCAACCCAATTTAGATGCCGACAAAGACGGCTATCAGCAGCAGTTTGCTAAGCTAGCAGCCGATTATCAAACCCGTTTTGGCTTATGGCAAGTACAAACCGATCTAAGCTCAGGCCGATACCAATTTGATTCTGCCTGGAATGATGAAGACCAAGCCGATAGCTTAAATAGAAATTATCTACTAGGTTGGCAGCATCAACTAGGTCAGTGGCAGCATCAGCTACAACTGAGTCGTAGCTTAGATAATGATACGAGCTTTGGCTCTAACTCACGCTCGCCCTTTATGACCGAACGGGATGAGCTTAACTATCAGGCTTATAGCCAAGTTAGTTCCTCTGTTACGCTGCTAGGCGGGGTTAATTGGTATCAAGAGCAAGTTGAGCGCTCTGCTACCGCTTATGAACAGACTAGCCGAATAAATAGGGCTTTATTTACAGGGGTAAGTTATCAGCAAAATGGACTGCAATTAGAGGCCGCGGCTCGGCGCGATATGTTTGATCAATATGGTGCTGAAAATACTTGGCAACTGGCTGTAGGCTATCAGTTTTTACCGCACTGGTTAGTGCGGGCAAGTCGGGCGACGGCGTTTAAAATCCCATCATTTAATGCGTTATATTATCCAGGTTATGCTAATCCCAACTTAAAGCCAGAGCAATCTTTAGCCGATGAGCTGGCCTTACGTTATAATAGTGCTCAATTACAACTTGAGCTAAGCTGGTTTCAGCGTGATGTTACTAATCTAATTCAAGGTATAAAGCAGGCTGAAAATATTACCTTATCCAAAATAGTTGGTATTGAATTAAGCATGGTTCAGCAATGGAGTAAGTTTACCAATGAGATTGCTTATACTTGGTTAGATACTAAAAATGTCAGTACCGGCAATAAACTTGAGCGTAGACCTGAAAACACTCTTAATTGGCGACTAAGTTATGCTGCTGATGATTGGTCAGCTTTTGTAACGGCAGATTATCAAAGTGCTACTTTTCAAGGTGATTTTGCACCAGAGGCTAATGTATCTAGCTTTACGCTATGGGGGCTAGGCGCTAGCTATCAACTTAGCTCTAAGCTGAGTTTACGTACAACTGTTAATAATCTATTTAATAAGCAATATCAAACTAGTGCAGGCTATGCTACAGCAGGAGCTAACGTTAAACTTAGCCTTAGCTACAAGCTGTAG
- a CDS encoding ketopantoate reductase family protein, with protein MASYPATQLDLNWTIVGQGAIGLLAACRLQQQSNTVTLHLRQPNSLDIMFTATDGQQQQYYFSPAVAPYQAVLVPIKSYDVLAGIKELIPLLSTQAQIILSHNGMGTIEQVLPLLLPSQGLWFLTTTHAALKTSATTLQHTGQGQSVLAPLNLAANKQSSAVKQAMTIALGPVQLATDIKPFLWQKLLINAVINPLTAINNCKNGDLLAAKYTKTIQQLVTEVCAVSQATGYKMAIEESVQRVRHVMQATATNFSSMQQDVYHQRQTEINAISGFIVEQGRQYAINTPVNLQLQQQVLQLQQSYGL; from the coding sequence ATGGCATCGTATCCGGCCACGCAGCTAGACCTAAACTGGACCATAGTTGGTCAAGGTGCCATTGGCTTATTAGCTGCTTGTCGCCTGCAACAGCAATCTAATACTGTGACCTTGCATTTACGCCAGCCTAATAGTCTAGATATTATGTTTACCGCCACTGATGGCCAGCAACAGCAATATTATTTTAGCCCTGCTGTTGCACCTTATCAGGCTGTCTTAGTACCCATTAAAAGTTACGATGTCCTTGCGGGGATTAAAGAATTAATTCCGTTACTAAGCACTCAAGCGCAAATAATATTATCCCACAATGGCATGGGGACTATTGAGCAAGTTTTACCCCTACTATTACCAAGCCAAGGATTATGGTTTTTAACTACTACTCATGCTGCTCTTAAAACCTCAGCTACAACGCTGCAGCATACTGGTCAAGGTCAATCGGTATTAGCGCCTTTAAATCTAGCTGCAAACAAGCAATCTAGTGCGGTTAAACAGGCAATGACAATAGCCTTAGGCCCAGTTCAGCTAGCAACGGATATTAAACCGTTTTTATGGCAAAAGTTATTAATTAATGCCGTAATTAATCCCTTAACGGCTATTAATAATTGCAAAAATGGTGACTTGTTAGCAGCTAAGTATACAAAAACTATTCAGCAGCTAGTAACTGAAGTCTGTGCAGTAAGCCAAGCTACGGGGTATAAAATGGCTATTGAGGAATCTGTGCAACGAGTACGCCACGTTATGCAGGCAACAGCCACTAACTTTAGCTCAATGCAGCAAGATGTTTATCATCAACGGCAAACAGAAATTAATGCTATTTCTGGTTTTATAGTTGAACAAGGCCGGCAATACGCTATAAATACGCCGGTTAATTTGCAGCTACAACAACAAGTGTTACAGCTGCAGCAAAGCTATGGCCTGTAA
- a CDS encoding DUF2982 domain-containing protein codes for MVQQFIENSANKGGARLILISSISIILLLIFIFWQQQFSLIVALALIVAGLGIFTGWAKLSEPRYLLQLDDKGVHYYHRKGSWLLPWSSFLYSGVPEFNNNDLAFIGFKVTHYDQFLQHLPLRLAVRIMTEQRTLYLDAVRQNCASGQCGLDSLSEVDNFVTSQQVYNGIKAAFAWRMQRLANSTGFELLIAINVAKDDAVTLCKTINAARLRQL; via the coding sequence ATGGTACAACAATTTATAGAGAATTCTGCTAATAAAGGTGGAGCAAGGTTAATATTGATAAGTAGTATCAGTATTATTTTGCTGCTAATTTTTATATTCTGGCAGCAACAATTTAGTCTAATTGTTGCTTTGGCCTTGATAGTGGCGGGTTTAGGGATCTTTACTGGTTGGGCTAAATTGTCAGAGCCTCGCTATTTATTACAGCTAGATGATAAAGGCGTCCATTATTATCATCGTAAAGGTAGTTGGTTATTACCTTGGTCGAGCTTTTTATATAGCGGCGTTCCGGAATTTAACAATAATGATTTAGCTTTTATAGGCTTTAAAGTTACCCATTATGATCAGTTTTTACAGCATTTGCCGTTACGTTTAGCTGTCCGTATTATGACAGAACAGCGTACTTTATATCTTGATGCAGTGCGACAAAATTGTGCCAGTGGTCAATGTGGGCTTGACTCTTTATCTGAAGTAGATAACTTTGTAACTTCACAGCAAGTATATAATGGCATTAAAGCGGCTTTTGCTTGGCGTATGCAACGCTTAGCTAATAGCACAGGTTTTGAGTTGCTTATTGCCATAAATGTAGCTAAAGATGATGCTGTAACTTTATGTAAAACAATTAATGCAGCGCGATTAAGGCAGTTGTAA
- the thiI gene encoding tRNA uracil 4-sulfurtransferase ThiI, giving the protein MIEFIIKLHPEIVIKSNSVRKRQTKLLERNLKTILVQVDAAVRVNNNFDHLTVRCDSDSAELRQKLIDRLSCIPGIVNFSEMQSSQFTSLDDIYQQVKDVYASQLENKTFCVRVRRMGSHDFSSIEAERYIGGGLNQLVASAKVQLKKPDLTVNLEIKRNLLLMVRQTHAGMGGFPLPSQSDVLSLISGGYDSAVASYLMIRKGLRTHYVFFNLGGAAHETGVREMAHLIWHKYSLSHKVKFVSVNFAPVVDEILEKIDNGLMGVVLKRMMMRAASTVAENLGIKAIVTGESIGQVSSQTIANLNAIDRVTDMLILRPLIYHDKQQIIDIAKQIGAEDIAKSMPEYCGVISRKPTINAVLSEVLANEENFDFSVLDNAVQQAKVLDIRTIDFQADQQAQIVSELSELPATSIVVDIRSPEETDLKPLQLVDVEVIELPFFRLQSQFSTLDQTKQYYFYCDQGVMSRLQALVMQEQGFKNIAVYRP; this is encoded by the coding sequence ATGATTGAATTTATTATTAAGCTCCATCCTGAAATTGTTATTAAAAGCAATTCTGTTCGCAAACGGCAAACTAAATTATTAGAGCGTAATTTAAAAACCATTTTAGTTCAGGTTGATGCTGCTGTGCGGGTGAATAATAACTTTGATCATCTTACTGTTCGTTGCGACAGCGATAGCGCAGAGTTACGGCAAAAACTAATTGATCGTTTAAGCTGTATCCCAGGCATTGTTAATTTCTCTGAAATGCAGTCGAGCCAATTTACTTCTTTAGATGATATTTATCAGCAAGTTAAAGATGTTTATGCTAGCCAGCTTGAAAATAAAACCTTTTGTGTTCGTGTTCGTCGCATGGGAAGCCATGATTTTAGTTCGATAGAAGCTGAGCGGTATATTGGTGGTGGCTTAAATCAGCTAGTAGCCAGTGCTAAGGTGCAGCTTAAAAAGCCTGATTTAACCGTAAACTTAGAAATAAAGCGCAATTTACTGCTAATGGTTAGGCAAACTCATGCTGGTATGGGCGGTTTCCCATTACCTTCTCAGTCGGATGTGTTGTCATTAATTTCAGGCGGCTATGATTCTGCTGTCGCAAGTTATTTAATGATCCGTAAAGGCTTACGCACCCATTATGTGTTTTTTAACTTAGGTGGAGCAGCGCATGAGACTGGTGTGCGTGAAATGGCCCATTTGATCTGGCATAAGTACAGTTTGTCGCACAAAGTTAAGTTTGTTAGCGTTAACTTTGCTCCTGTAGTAGATGAAATACTAGAAAAAATAGACAACGGTCTAATGGGCGTGGTTTTAAAACGGATGATGATGCGTGCTGCTAGCACTGTGGCTGAAAACCTGGGTATTAAAGCTATTGTCACCGGCGAGAGTATCGGTCAAGTATCTAGCCAGACCATAGCAAACTTAAATGCTATCGATAGAGTGACAGATATGCTGATATTAAGGCCGCTTATATATCATGATAAACAACAGATTATAGATATAGCTAAACAGATAGGGGCTGAAGATATTGCTAAAAGTATGCCAGAGTATTGTGGTGTAATCTCGCGTAAACCCACTATTAATGCTGTGTTATCAGAGGTGTTAGCTAATGAAGAAAACTTTGACTTTAGCGTCTTAGACAATGCGGTACAGCAAGCTAAAGTTTTAGATATCCGCACTATTGATTTTCAAGCCGATCAACAAGCACAGATAGTAAGTGAGTTAAGCGAGCTACCCGCTACAAGTATAGTGGTGGATATTCGCTCACCTGAAGAAACCGATCTTAAGCCCTTACAGCTGGTGGATGTGGAAGTTATTGAGTTACCTTTCTTTCGCTTACAGAGTCAATTTTCTACTTTAGATCAAACTAAACAGTATTACTTTTACTGTGATCAAGGGGTAATGAGCCGTTTACAAGCTTTAGTGATGCAAGAACAAGGCTTTAAGAATATAGCTGTTTACAGGCCATAG
- a CDS encoding VanZ family protein, with protein sequence MPQQFYRIVCILGFAVATASFLAELQGYSIAGGLAHLDKLAHFIIFAVLSGLLWKGFKLTLVPAFILLSSYGAAIELAQHYFTRRNGDWFDLLADIAGIVSFYICRALWHRIRPRS encoded by the coding sequence GTGCCCCAACAATTTTATCGCATAGTCTGTATCTTAGGCTTTGCTGTGGCAACAGCCAGTTTTTTAGCTGAGCTGCAAGGTTACTCTATAGCTGGTGGTTTAGCCCATTTAGATAAACTAGCTCATTTTATTATTTTTGCTGTGTTAAGCGGTTTATTATGGAAAGGTTTTAAATTAACCCTAGTACCCGCATTTATTTTATTGAGCAGCTATGGTGCCGCCATAGAATTAGCTCAGCATTACTTTACCCGTCGTAATGGTGATTGGTTTGATTTATTAGCAGATATTGCTGGTATTGTTAGCTTTTATATTTGTAGAGCATTATGGCATCGTATCCGGCCACGCAGCTAG